In Kiritimatiellia bacterium, a single genomic region encodes these proteins:
- a CDS encoding glycosyltransferase has protein sequence MRPDARESGGARPSLSVVIPTMGRPILFKSLESLLASPDAGLIEIIIVGIIPDAAVSERVAALISGNPRVRHLPMRFETGDASRKRNAGFQEARADLVAFLDDDVYVPSHWIGRILDSFSAPDVGMVSGPSLVPTDISLFARLAGLALSSRAAGYVAHRYLRGAEARKRVKWSRIIGCNMVFRREAMERLGGFDPAFYPGEEMVAAFRTARMGYALVFDSEAYVFHYPKTTFRGFWRQIFRYGATRVRLIRAGVDVEWTPLVPAAWVASLVVCAALAAVHVAGSWLLAANVAAYFLVALAVTAEVVWQTRRFADSLLLPLLPFMHVAYGVGIWFEVVRPGRDLSDLMGRPTT, from the coding sequence ATGAGGCCTGACGCGCGAGAGTCCGGTGGGGCAAGGCCGTCGCTCTCGGTGGTGATCCCCACCATGGGTCGGCCAATCCTGTTCAAATCACTGGAATCGCTTCTGGCATCGCCGGATGCCGGCCTGATCGAAATCATCATCGTCGGCATTATTCCTGATGCAGCGGTTTCGGAGCGCGTGGCGGCGCTCATTTCGGGCAACCCGCGGGTCCGGCACCTGCCCATGCGCTTTGAAACCGGCGACGCGAGTCGAAAGCGCAATGCGGGGTTTCAAGAGGCCCGAGCCGATCTAGTCGCCTTTCTGGACGACGATGTCTACGTCCCCAGCCATTGGATCGGCCGGATTCTTGACTCGTTTTCCGCGCCGGATGTCGGGATGGTGAGCGGGCCTTCGTTGGTGCCCACGGATATTTCTCTATTCGCCCGGCTGGCGGGGCTCGCGCTTTCATCCCGGGCGGCCGGTTACGTTGCGCACCGCTATCTTCGAGGCGCCGAGGCGCGCAAGCGGGTCAAATGGTCTCGGATCATCGGCTGCAACATGGTTTTTCGCCGCGAGGCGATGGAGCGACTGGGCGGTTTTGATCCAGCGTTCTACCCCGGCGAAGAGATGGTTGCGGCGTTCCGCACGGCGCGAATGGGCTACGCGCTCGTCTTCGACTCGGAGGCATATGTTTTCCACTATCCCAAGACCACCTTCCGCGGATTCTGGCGACAGATTTTTCGATATGGAGCGACGCGTGTGCGGCTGATTCGCGCCGGCGTCGATGTGGAATGGACGCCATTGGTGCCGGCGGCGTGGGTCGCGTCGCTCGTGGTGTGCGCGGCGCTGGCCGCAGTCCACGTTGCGGGGTCATGGTTGCTGGCCGCGAATGTCGCGGCCTACTTTCTTGTGGCGCTGGCGGTCACGGCGGAAGTGGTCTGGCAAACAAGGCGGTTCGCGGATTCTCTGCTCCTGCCCCTATTGCCGTTCATGCACGTCGCGTACGGAGTCGGGATCTGGTTCGAGGTTGTTCGGCCGGGCAGGGATTTGAGCGACCTGATGGGGCGTCCGACGACCTAG
- the fmt gene encoding methionyl-tRNA formyltransferase: MRILFMGSDAFAVPAIEALARSPHLVLACVTQPDRPQGRGRKVKPCPAKDAAERLGIPTLTPERIGDAFEEIAARAPELIVVAAYGQYIPSRLLNLPPKGCINIHPSLLPRYRGAAPIQWAVANGETETGVTIAEVTPKMDAGPILLQQSHPIFPGDTALTLESRLANAGAELMLEAIRLIENGEVRRTPQDEASATWARKLTKEDGRLDWRRPATELHNQIRGFVPWPGSFGSFQGRRIAVLASRAEEGSGAPGEILEASRNGPLVACGQGALRLLSVQPEGKREMSGADWARGARVSPGDRLDVDTSA, translated from the coding sequence ATGCGAATTCTCTTCATGGGCTCGGACGCATTTGCGGTGCCCGCGATCGAGGCGCTAGCGCGCTCGCCGCATCTTGTGCTCGCCTGCGTGACGCAGCCCGATCGCCCGCAGGGCCGCGGCCGAAAGGTCAAGCCCTGCCCTGCAAAAGACGCGGCTGAACGGCTCGGGATTCCGACACTCACTCCTGAGCGAATCGGTGACGCCTTCGAAGAAATCGCCGCACGGGCGCCGGAGCTGATCGTGGTTGCGGCGTACGGCCAATACATCCCCTCGCGATTACTCAACCTGCCCCCCAAAGGATGCATCAACATTCATCCCTCGCTGCTGCCGCGCTATCGGGGGGCGGCTCCGATTCAATGGGCCGTCGCAAACGGCGAGACGGAAACGGGGGTGACGATTGCCGAGGTGACGCCCAAGATGGACGCGGGACCGATTTTGTTGCAGCAAAGCCATCCCATTTTCCCTGGGGACACCGCTCTGACGCTCGAGTCACGACTCGCCAACGCCGGAGCCGAACTCATGTTGGAGGCGATCCGACTCATCGAGAACGGCGAGGTCCGGCGAACTCCGCAGGACGAGGCGTCGGCCACATGGGCGCGAAAACTGACCAAAGAGGACGGGCGCTTGGATTGGAGGCGACCTGCAACGGAGTTACACAATCAGATACGCGGCTTCGTCCCTTGGCCGGGCAGCTTTGGCTCGTTTCAGGGGCGGCGGATCGCTGTCTTGGCCTCGCGCGCAGAGGAGGGATCCGGAGCGCCTGGCGAAATTCTTGAAGCGAGCCGGAACGGGCCACTGGTCGCCTGTGGCCAAGGCGCGCTGCGTCTGCTCTCGGTGCAGCCGGAGGGAAAGCGCGAAATGTCTGGTGCGGATTGGGCAAGGGGCGCGAGGGTCTCGCCCGGCGACCGGCTCGACGTCGACACATCGGCCTAG
- a CDS encoding YfhO family protein yields MSKEQAGSLAWPRRDYWALIAAAIAMGLIVYREAWLPGTVLFTSDDNIGHVAMRQRWLPEGFWRLWDDSILAGQPGFLLINSTNLLLWLLPVGLFHKVIHAFDLAVGTIGFGLFLRARGVRLVPALLGALTAFWLGSTFFLTYAGHIGKFGVVMFAGLAVWLIEEAIRRRSAAWGALAGAACGGMFLEQADLAVFFSIVLGPYALFAAAREFGRSWVLWARTLVPIGIVALLTAGRAIWVATSFYALDGEGSEARTPEEVWDYCTQWSWPPEETIEWIAPGFFGWRSGETAGPYWGRLGRSKEWDTTRQGFMNFKLETLYLGSIPVAFACLGVWLGLQRGHPRRLETIFWLVAVAVTFVLGCGKFTPVYRLFFELPGMSSIRAPVKFMQVTQFAIGVLAAFGLDALLASQAADSRRARRFAFAAAGVAALLLLIGLGMVSSTATSAQRFAQAGWGQFGGVIAENRAWSVLHAGALLAVAAGLCLALSRRSSGRLAWAAVAVVAVDQLIISRHYVKTVPAEGFISRNAVVDLLAERLGSQRVFIAGQDPAYSHWLNILFPYCGIATYNAAQMRMPEDYREYFQAVGNRPDVLWPSFAIGYLLGPAQVWPELESNPSFRGKFSLEYAFNVFPQGGGFRVAAGTEQNRGRHIVARHVAPAPRFALLSGWEALDKRRTLDRMASREYTPLERALVPETVRLPESTGSGISGSVEILRFETGRAELRVASESGGVLRFSEKYTPYWRATINGEPADVFRCDHIFVGVWVPAGIHAVTLEHYPPRLTLHAQAVGFALAALGAVFAARSSRLRRDEA; encoded by the coding sequence ATGAGTAAAGAACAAGCAGGCAGCCTGGCATGGCCGCGCCGGGATTATTGGGCACTTATCGCGGCGGCAATCGCGATGGGTCTGATCGTGTATCGCGAGGCGTGGCTGCCAGGTACGGTTTTGTTCACCAGCGACGACAACATCGGCCATGTCGCCATGCGACAGCGTTGGCTGCCAGAGGGGTTCTGGCGACTCTGGGACGATTCCATTCTGGCCGGTCAGCCGGGCTTTCTATTGATCAATTCGACGAACCTGCTGCTGTGGCTACTGCCGGTTGGCCTTTTTCACAAGGTGATCCATGCCTTCGATCTTGCCGTCGGCACGATTGGCTTTGGGCTGTTTTTGCGCGCGAGGGGAGTGCGTCTGGTCCCTGCGCTGCTGGGAGCGCTTACCGCGTTCTGGCTGGGCAGCACCTTTTTTCTGACCTATGCGGGGCACATCGGCAAATTTGGCGTGGTGATGTTTGCCGGACTGGCGGTCTGGCTGATCGAGGAGGCAATACGTCGACGCTCCGCCGCATGGGGCGCGCTTGCGGGAGCGGCATGCGGGGGCATGTTTTTGGAGCAGGCGGACCTGGCGGTATTTTTCTCAATCGTTCTCGGACCCTATGCTCTATTCGCCGCTGCGCGTGAGTTCGGGCGCTCTTGGGTCCTCTGGGCGCGAACACTGGTTCCGATCGGAATCGTGGCGCTTTTGACGGCGGGCCGCGCGATCTGGGTGGCTACTTCGTTCTACGCACTGGATGGGGAGGGCTCGGAGGCCCGGACTCCGGAGGAGGTCTGGGACTACTGTACGCAGTGGAGCTGGCCGCCGGAGGAGACCATCGAATGGATTGCGCCGGGATTTTTCGGATGGCGAAGCGGCGAGACGGCCGGCCCTTATTGGGGCCGATTGGGCCGTTCCAAAGAATGGGACACCACGCGGCAGGGTTTCATGAATTTCAAGCTGGAGACGCTGTATCTGGGGTCGATCCCGGTCGCGTTTGCCTGCCTAGGGGTTTGGTTGGGGTTGCAGCGCGGACATCCGCGGCGGCTGGAAACTATATTTTGGCTGGTGGCCGTCGCCGTTACCTTCGTGCTCGGCTGTGGAAAATTCACGCCCGTCTACCGGTTGTTTTTTGAGCTTCCGGGCATGTCGTCGATCCGGGCGCCCGTCAAGTTCATGCAGGTGACGCAATTCGCAATAGGCGTGTTGGCGGCCTTCGGCCTGGATGCCCTGTTGGCATCGCAAGCGGCCGACAGCCGACGCGCGCGGCGCTTCGCTTTCGCTGCCGCCGGAGTGGCGGCGCTGCTGCTGCTGATAGGGCTTGGGATGGTTTCTTCGACCGCTACGTCCGCACAACGCTTCGCACAAGCGGGTTGGGGCCAATTCGGCGGGGTCATAGCCGAAAACCGCGCATGGTCCGTTTTGCATGCGGGCGCATTGCTCGCGGTGGCAGCGGGGCTCTGCCTGGCGCTGAGCAGACGCTCGTCGGGGCGCCTGGCATGGGCAGCCGTGGCAGTGGTTGCCGTGGACCAACTAATCATCAGTCGCCACTACGTCAAGACCGTGCCGGCGGAGGGATTTATTTCGCGCAACGCTGTGGTCGATCTGTTGGCCGAACGACTGGGCTCCCAGCGGGTTTTCATCGCGGGCCAAGATCCGGCATATTCGCACTGGCTCAACATTCTGTTTCCGTATTGCGGGATTGCGACCTACAACGCTGCGCAAATGCGCATGCCCGAAGATTACCGCGAGTATTTTCAGGCTGTGGGAAATCGTCCGGATGTCCTGTGGCCTTCATTTGCCATCGGATATCTGCTCGGTCCGGCGCAAGTCTGGCCGGAATTGGAAAGCAACCCGAGTTTTCGGGGAAAATTTTCGCTCGAATATGCGTTCAATGTGTTTCCGCAGGGCGGCGGATTCCGCGTTGCCGCCGGGACCGAGCAGAATCGCGGGCGGCATATTGTCGCGCGACATGTCGCTCCGGCACCGCGTTTCGCGCTGCTGTCGGGGTGGGAGGCGCTAGACAAGCGTCGGACACTGGACCGGATGGCGTCGCGGGAGTATACGCCGCTGGAACGAGCCCTCGTGCCGGAAACGGTTCGTCTTCCGGAGTCGACTGGTTCCGGGATTTCCGGGTCCGTCGAGATCCTTCGCTTCGAGACGGGCCGCGCGGAATTGCGGGTGGCATCCGAGTCCGGCGGCGTGCTGCGGTTCAGCGAAAAATACACTCCCTATTGGCGGGCCACCATCAACGGCGAGCCGGCGGATGTGTTTCGATGCGATCATATCTTCGTGGGTGTCTGGGTTCCGGCCGGGATTCACGCCGTCACGCTCGAGCATTATCCGCCGCGGTTGACGCTCCATGCGCAGGCGGTCGGATTTGCCTTGGCGGCGCTCGGCGCGGTGTTTGCCGCTCGAAGCAGTCGCCTTCGCAGGGATGAGGCCTGA